One genomic region from Xyrauchen texanus isolate HMW12.3.18 chromosome 16, RBS_HiC_50CHRs, whole genome shotgun sequence encodes:
- the LOC127656877 gene encoding pantothenate kinase 1-like isoform X2 has translation MKLKCVRKPAFPWFGMDIGGTLVKLVYFEPKDITAEEEQEEVENLKSIRWYLTSNTAYGKTGIRDVHLEIRNLTICGRTGNLHFIRFPTAAMHRFIQMGRDKHFSSLHTTLCATGGGAYKFENDFRTMADLELLKLDELDCLIQGLLYIDSVGFNGHPECYFFENPSDTEHCTKRPCCLENPFPMLLVNIGSGVSILAVYSKDNYKRVTGTSLGGGTFLGLCCLLTGCETFEEALEMASKGDSTNVDKLVKDIYGGDYQRFGLQGSAVASSFGHMMSKEKRDSISKEDLARATLITITNNIGSIARMCAVNEKIERVVFVGNFLRINTVSTKLLAYAMDFWSKGQLRALFLEHEGYFGAVGAFLELLKSSEDA, from the exons cctTTCCATGGTTTGGGATGGATATTGGTGGTACTTTAGTAAAGCTTGTTTACTTTGAGCCAAAAGACATCACAGcagaggaggagcaggaggaggTGGAGAACCTGAAGAGCATACGCTGGTATCTTACCTCCAACACAGCCTATGGCAAAACCGGTATCCGTGATGTGCACCTGGAGATTCGCAACCTGACCATCTGCGGTCGCACGGGAAACCTGCACTTTATCCGCTTCCCCACCGCTGCCATGCACAGATTCATCCAGATGGGTAGAGATAAGCACTTCTCCAGCCTGCACACCACGCTCTGTGCCACCGGGGGCGGGGCATACAAGTTTGAGAATGACTTCAGAACG aTGGCAGACCTAGAGTTACTGAAGCTGGATGAGTTGGACTGCCTGATTCAGGGGCTGCTGTACATAGACTCTGTGGGTTTTAACGGTCATCCTGAGTGCTATTTCTTCGAGAACCCCTCCGACACAGAGCACTGCACCAAGAGACCCTGTTGTCTTGAAAACCCATTCCCCATGTTGCTGGTCAACATTGGCTCGGGCGTCAGCATTCTGGCAGTGTACTCCAAGGACAACTACAAACGTGTTACCGGGACAAG TTTGGGCGGAGGGACATTTTTGGGGCTGTGTTGTCTTTTGACGGGTTGCGAGACTTTCGAAGAGGCCCTTGAGATGGCCAGTAAGGGTGACAGCACCAACGTGGACAAACTGGTAAAGGACATCTATGGAGGAGACTACCAGCGCTTCGGGCTGCAGGGGTCAGCGGTGGCTTCAAG TTTTGGTCACATGATGAGCAAAGAGAAAAGGGACAGTATTTCTAAAGAGGACCTGGCCAGAGCAACACTCATCACCATCACCAACAATATCGGCTCCATCGCACGCATGTGTGCTGTCAATGAG AAAATCGAACGGGTTGTTTTTGTGGGGAACTTTCTTCGTATAAACACAGTGTCAACAAAGCTTCTTGCCTATGCTATGGACTTTTGGTCCAAGGGCCAGCTGAGGGCCCTCTTCCTGGAACATGAG GGATACTTTGGAGCTGTTGGTGCTTTTCTTGAACTGCTGAAGTCATCTGAAGATGCATAA